One window of Papaver somniferum cultivar HN1 chromosome 9, ASM357369v1, whole genome shotgun sequence genomic DNA carries:
- the LOC113314357 gene encoding transcription factor GTE6-like — translation MEHLDVSILNTAPDIRDCLGMSDAVGDVNTVQQSAPTFNFKDHVDGIVSQVDEIEEKLNGVTQFYSSLTKKQPNNGKGGSAGKEREREKQFLSFKRQQQEAAKRESSSAKRMQELMRQFSTILRQLAQHKWAWPFMQPVDVKGLELHDYYEVIDKPMDFSTIRNNMELKDGTGYKNVREICADVRLVFKNAMTYNEEKSDVHVMAKTLLAKFEEKWLQLLPKVVEEETKRKEEEAEAHRDMQLVQEAANAKLARDISNELYEVDMHLDELREMVVQKCRKMSAEEKKKLGTGLSQLSPEDLDKALDIIAQKNPNFEATAAEVDIDMDAQPESTLWRLKILVKEGLEVKAKSSATKAANDNSKRKREICDALAKTAKKRSKKTSSNVDPLS, via the exons ATGGAACATTTAGATGTATCAATTCTTAATACAGCACCGGACATCAGAGATTGTTTAGGGATGAGTGATGCTGTAGGCGACGTGAATACTGTTCAACAGTCTGCCCCAACTTTCAATTTCAAAGATCATGTTGATGGAATAGTTTCTCAAGTTGatgag ATTGAGGAAAAATTGAATGGGGTGACACAATTTTACTCGTCTTTAACTAAAAAGCAACCAAACAATGGTAAAGGGGGTTCGGCTGGAAAGGAAAGAGAAAGGGAAAAACAATTTCTTAGTTTTAAAAGACAGCAACAAGAAGCGGCTAAGAGGGAATCCTCTAGTGCCAAGAGAATGCAAGAGCTTATGCGACAGTTTTCCACTATTTTAAGACAG TTAGCTCAGCATAAGTGGGCATGGCCTTTTATGCAGCCTGTAGATGTTAAGGGGCTCGAGttacatgattattatgag GTGATTGACAAACCAATGGATTTCAGTACAATAAGGAATAATATGGAGTTAAAAGATGGTACTGGGTATAAGAATGTTCGAGAAATATGTGCTGATGTGAGGTTGGTATTTAAGAATGCAATGACATACAACGAGGAGAAAAGTGATGTTCATGTTATGGCCAAAACCTTGTTAGCGAAATTTGAAGAGAAGTGGTTGCAGCTTCTACCTAAAGTTGTTGAAGAG gaaacaaaaagaaaagaggaGGAGGCAGAGGCCCATCGTGACATGCAACTTGTTCAAGAGGCTGCTAATGCAAAACTGGCTAGAGATATTAGTAATGAG TTGTATGAAGTTGATATGCATTTGGATGAACTAAGAGAAATGGTGGTACAGAAATGCAG gaaaatgtctgcagaggagaagaaaaagctcGGGACAGGACTTAGTCAATTGTCGCCTGAAGATTTGGACAAGGCACTGGATATTATTGCTCAAAAGAATCCAAATTTCGAAGCCACTGCTGCTGAAGTGGATATTGACATGGATGCCCAG CCTGAATCTACCTTATGGAGGTTGAAGATACTTGTAAAGGAGGGACTTGAAGTTAAAGCCAAGAGTTCTGCGACGAAGGCTGCCAATGACAActcaaaaagaaagagagaaatttGTGATGCCCTTGCTAAAACTGCTAAGAAAAGGAGTAAAAAAACGTCTTCCAATGTTGACCCATTGTCCTAA